In Tindallia magadiensis, one DNA window encodes the following:
- a CDS encoding HD-GYP domain-containing protein, protein MIKEVKTNYAEEKSVLAEPVYNRQGKMIYPSGTAITVFNRMQMYMEGVRQIRIYEKMLDYQLQEIIRPEIHNKMTAQLRQLVRIRGTKPDEDKDFKLYEVKAMMSSVVEDFLGEKAVIEKLASMRSAYEYLYQHSVGVMIKSMLLGTSLGLSKMQLESLGRAAIFHDIGMLFIPLDIMKKPKLTEEEYQTIKSHPIKGYRFLKDNASLDVEILQAILEHHERWDGNGYPNQKKGSSIHENGQIIRLADTFDSMLNDRPYRKAYSVSEVHEFIMSQSGTHFNPKLVEEFKQNINPYPINTLVELNDGTSAVVTGTNEPFHTRPVLTIVKGPLRGKKIDLMKTRSYTIIKTLKDPGEVSYTVE, encoded by the coding sequence ATGATAAAAGAAGTAAAAACCAATTACGCAGAAGAAAAAAGCGTTTTGGCAGAACCAGTCTACAATCGACAGGGTAAAATGATCTATCCTTCGGGTACAGCGATCACTGTTTTTAATAGAATGCAAATGTATATGGAGGGTGTTCGGCAGATTCGCATCTATGAGAAAATGCTGGACTACCAGCTTCAGGAAATTATTCGACCAGAGATTCATAATAAAATGACGGCGCAGTTAAGGCAATTGGTTAGAATCAGAGGGACAAAGCCTGATGAAGATAAGGATTTTAAGCTCTATGAAGTAAAGGCGATGATGAGTTCTGTTGTGGAAGATTTTTTGGGGGAAAAAGCCGTTATTGAAAAACTGGCCAGCATGAGATCGGCTTACGAATATCTTTATCAACATTCTGTGGGTGTTATGATAAAATCGATGTTACTGGGAACAAGTCTTGGCTTGTCAAAAATGCAACTTGAATCTTTAGGGAGAGCAGCTATTTTTCATGATATAGGGATGCTGTTTATTCCTTTAGATATCATGAAAAAGCCAAAACTTACAGAAGAAGAATATCAGACAATTAAAAGTCATCCGATAAAAGGATATCGGTTCTTAAAAGATAATGCCAGCTTAGATGTTGAAATCTTGCAAGCGATTTTAGAACATCATGAAAGATGGGATGGTAACGGGTATCCCAATCAGAAAAAGGGTAGTTCGATTCATGAAAATGGTCAAATTATCCGGTTAGCCGATACCTTTGATTCCATGTTGAATGATCGACCTTATCGAAAGGCATATTCTGTTTCAGAAGTTCACGAGTTTATTATGTCGCAGTCGGGAACGCATTTTAATCCTAAACTGGTTGAAGAATTCAAACAAAATATTAATCCATATCCAATCAATACATTAGTGGAGCTTAACGATGGTACTTCTGCTGTGGTTACGGGAACCAATGAGCCTTTTCACACAAGACCGGTTCTTACCATTGTAAAGGGACCCTTAAGAGGAAAAAAAATTGATTTAATGAAAACGAGAAGCTATACGATTATAAAGACCTTGAAAGATCCCGGTGAAGTATCGTATACTGTTGAGTAG
- a CDS encoding S1C family serine protease: protein MANKENSKEAGKKISKSLAITMIAGITFMLLFVYGTAGFLLFQYFKHEQPEVASAPVESYEEPEEEEKPESREENKEPEALPSLQAPPSEMVAAYQTLESPMERSMEQVASLKESVVQIEAGESQGSGVLISEYGHIVTNYHVIESSPYMAKAYFESEDGTVMKKDLMLLGYDSRQDLAILQLKNREGINQKPIPLGAVSEVSAGQRIVTIGSPRGLINTVSDGIVSGLRETEAQTLIQITAPISPGNSGGALLNMKGELIGLTTFKIDQSENLNFAISASDIKQLIDQNPQWINP from the coding sequence ATGGCAAACAAAGAAAATAGTAAAGAAGCGGGAAAAAAAATATCGAAATCTCTAGCCATTACGATGATTGCTGGAATTACATTTATGCTTTTGTTTGTTTATGGAACAGCGGGCTTTTTGTTGTTTCAATATTTTAAGCATGAACAGCCGGAAGTGGCCTCTGCTCCGGTAGAATCTTATGAAGAACCGGAGGAAGAAGAAAAGCCAGAAAGTAGGGAAGAAAACAAGGAGCCAGAAGCACTGCCTTCTTTGCAAGCACCACCGTCAGAAATGGTGGCGGCATATCAAACATTAGAGTCGCCAATGGAGCGAAGTATGGAACAGGTAGCGTCTCTGAAAGAAAGTGTTGTGCAGATAGAAGCAGGAGAAAGTCAAGGTTCCGGAGTGTTGATCAGTGAGTATGGGCATATCGTGACGAATTATCATGTCATTGAATCCTCTCCTTATATGGCAAAAGCTTATTTTGAGTCTGAGGATGGAACGGTGATGAAAAAAGATTTAATGCTTCTGGGTTATGATAGTCGTCAGGATTTGGCGATTTTGCAATTGAAAAATCGGGAAGGGATAAATCAAAAGCCGATTCCTTTAGGGGCCGTGTCGGAAGTCAGTGCGGGCCAGAGGATTGTAACCATAGGAAGTCCTCGTGGCCTTATCAACACTGTTTCAGATGGAATTGTATCAGGATTAAGGGAAACAGAAGCACAGACATTGATTCAGATTACAGCGCCCATTTCGCCTGGTAATTCCGGCGGTGCGCTTTTAAACATGAAAGGCGAGTTGATAGGATTAACCACGTTTAAGATTGATCAGTCTGAAAATCTGAACTTTGCTATTTCGGCAAGTGATATTAAGCAGTTGATAGATCAAAATCCACAATGGATTAATCCGTGA
- the aspS gene encoding aspartate--tRNA(Asn) ligase, producing the protein MGRSYVKELGQSFGKEVEVKGWVHKIHDLGRIAFVTLRDKTGLVQLVLDEKQKEGLRLEMALEVRGVVSENTKAVNGLEINVEQHKVVGEAHYDKLPFSVNRNEKTHLETQLNHRTISLRNPQTRAPFIIQEEIVTAFREYLKGEMFSEIHTPKIISSGTEGGSEMFTVKYFDSRAFLAQSPQFYKQMMVGAGFEKVFEIGHAYRSELHNTWRHLNEYVSLDVELGFIEDEKDIMDLEEGLLKHIIHHLNQKCKKELDLLGVSLPEIQKIPRIELEEAREILLKEYGKKSPVGNLDAEGEALFSAYIKEKYASEFVFLTRYPVSKRPVYTMPFEEEPSLTRSFDLIFKGLEITTGGQRIHNYHQLKENMVTFGLKPEDFDFYLETFRYGMPPHGGFAIGLERLTMKFCQLENIREATLLPRDMKRITP; encoded by the coding sequence ATGGGCAGAAGTTATGTAAAGGAGCTAGGGCAGAGTTTTGGAAAAGAGGTAGAAGTGAAAGGATGGGTTCACAAAATCCATGATTTGGGACGGATTGCCTTTGTCACATTACGGGACAAAACAGGACTAGTACAACTGGTATTAGATGAAAAGCAAAAAGAGGGACTAAGGCTTGAGATGGCTCTGGAAGTAAGAGGGGTCGTCTCAGAAAATACAAAAGCGGTGAACGGACTGGAAATTAATGTAGAACAGCATAAAGTGGTGGGGGAGGCCCACTATGACAAATTACCGTTTTCTGTGAATAGGAATGAAAAAACTCATTTGGAAACACAGCTGAACCACCGAACGATTAGTTTGAGAAATCCTCAAACTCGGGCACCATTTATCATTCAGGAAGAAATTGTAACGGCTTTTCGCGAGTATCTAAAGGGTGAGATGTTCTCAGAAATACACACTCCAAAAATTATTTCTTCAGGCACCGAAGGTGGATCAGAAATGTTTACAGTGAAATATTTTGATTCGCGGGCATTTTTAGCACAGAGCCCCCAATTCTATAAGCAAATGATGGTAGGTGCTGGATTTGAAAAGGTTTTTGAAATAGGTCACGCCTACCGTTCGGAACTTCATAATACCTGGCGGCATTTGAACGAATATGTTAGCCTGGACGTAGAGCTAGGGTTTATCGAGGATGAGAAGGATATTATGGACCTAGAAGAGGGTTTGCTAAAGCATATCATTCATCATTTGAACCAAAAATGCAAAAAAGAACTGGACCTTCTTGGGGTATCATTACCAGAGATTCAAAAGATACCTCGGATAGAACTGGAAGAAGCCAGAGAAATATTATTGAAGGAGTACGGCAAAAAGTCGCCAGTAGGCAATTTGGATGCAGAAGGAGAAGCGCTTTTCTCAGCTTATATCAAAGAAAAGTATGCCAGTGAATTTGTGTTTTTGACTCGATATCCGGTTAGCAAACGACCGGTCTACACCATGCCCTTTGAAGAAGAACCTTCTTTAACCAGAAGTTTTGACCTGATTTTCAAAGGCTTGGAAATTACCACAGGTGGGCAGCGAATTCACAACTATCATCAGCTTAAAGAAAATATGGTGACCTTTGGATTAAAGCCGGAAGATTTTGATTTTTACCTAGAAACTTTTCGATATGGAATGCCTCCTCACGGAGGATTTGCAATAGGACTGGAGCGTTTGACCATGAAATTCTGCCAGCTGGAAAATATACGGGAAGCAACTTTATTGCCAAGAGATATGAAAAGAATTACACCTTAA
- the gatC gene encoding Asp-tRNA(Asn)/Glu-tRNA(Gln) amidotransferase subunit GatC: MKMKPEEVAYIAKLAKLDLSEEEVEQYSREFDNILEHFEVISNFDVEGMEKDVFKHQQSTILRKDEPSLFKDQKQLYQNTKDLKDGLIRVPKILD; the protein is encoded by the coding sequence ATGAAGATGAAACCGGAAGAAGTGGCTTATATTGCTAAATTGGCAAAGTTAGATTTGAGCGAAGAAGAAGTGGAACAATATAGCCGTGAATTTGATAATATCTTGGAACATTTTGAAGTAATTTCAAACTTTGATGTAGAAGGTATGGAAAAAGATGTGTTTAAGCACCAACAGTCAACCATATTAAGAAAAGATGAACCGAGCTTGTTTAAGGATCAAAAGCAGTTGTATCAAAATACAAAAGATCTGAAAGATGGACTCATTCGAGTGCCTAAGATTCTGGATTAA
- the gatA gene encoding Asp-tRNA(Asn)/Glu-tRNA(Gln) amidotransferase subunit GatA produces the protein MTIDMQSLKNQRDLWIKGEVSAKELVEEAFKKVEKTEDKVKAYLCLQKESAMEQAIKIDEKRARGEKTGALAGVPLAVKDNICTEGIPTTCASKMLENFIPPYNATVVQKIYEADGIMIGKTNLDEFAMGSSTESSVFQTTRNPWDLDRVPGGSSGGSAAAVAAETVSLALGSDTGGSIRQPAAFCGVVGIKPSYGLVSRYGLIAFASSLDQIGPMTKNVEDCAIALDAIAGFDQKDSTSRKIDLTGSYTEGLHQSLKGVKIALPVEYQQEGLDKEINKVLENTVRELTSLGAVVEKVSLPHSSVGLSAYYMISSAEASSNLARFDGIRYGHRTDRVENIEDLMVYSRSEGFGQEVKRRIMLGTYALSSGYYDAYYQKAQKIRYKIKEQYSRIFEQYDAVLGPVSPYLPFRQGEKMDDPLAMYLGDVYTVDVNMSGLPAISLPGGFTKEGLPVGMQLIGNHFEEKTLFQIAYQLEKSLQLDLRSDIVKGGLK, from the coding sequence ATGACAATCGACATGCAAAGCTTAAAAAATCAGCGTGATTTATGGATAAAGGGAGAAGTGTCGGCAAAAGAGTTGGTAGAAGAAGCATTTAAGAAAGTGGAAAAAACAGAGGATAAAGTGAAGGCGTATCTTTGCTTACAGAAAGAATCCGCTATGGAGCAGGCTATAAAAATCGATGAGAAAAGAGCTCGTGGTGAAAAAACTGGTGCGCTGGCTGGAGTCCCCTTGGCTGTAAAAGACAATATTTGTACAGAAGGTATTCCCACTACCTGCGCATCCAAAATGTTGGAAAACTTTATTCCGCCGTATAACGCAACGGTGGTTCAAAAGATTTATGAGGCAGACGGCATTATGATTGGTAAAACAAATTTAGATGAATTTGCTATGGGATCCTCTACAGAAAGCTCTGTTTTTCAAACAACTCGAAATCCATGGGATTTGGACCGGGTTCCTGGTGGATCTTCAGGTGGATCGGCAGCCGCTGTTGCCGCTGAAACAGTATCTCTGGCCTTAGGATCTGATACGGGAGGCTCTATTCGCCAACCTGCTGCCTTTTGTGGAGTAGTGGGAATAAAGCCAAGTTACGGGCTGGTATCTCGATACGGACTTATTGCTTTCGCCTCTTCCCTTGATCAGATTGGTCCTATGACAAAAAACGTTGAAGATTGTGCAATAGCCCTAGATGCTATTGCTGGTTTTGATCAGAAGGATTCTACCAGTCGTAAAATCGATCTTACTGGATCTTATACAGAAGGCTTACACCAGTCCTTAAAAGGCGTTAAGATTGCTCTGCCTGTTGAGTACCAGCAAGAAGGGTTAGACAAGGAGATCAATAAGGTGTTGGAAAATACCGTTAGGGAACTTACTTCTCTAGGCGCTGTGGTGGAAAAAGTTTCCTTGCCTCACTCATCTGTAGGATTGTCTGCTTATTATATGATTTCTTCTGCTGAAGCCAGTTCTAATTTAGCAAGATTTGATGGCATTCGATATGGGCATCGAACAGACAGAGTGGAGAATATTGAGGATCTAATGGTCTATAGCCGCTCAGAAGGATTTGGGCAAGAGGTGAAAAGAAGGATTATGCTTGGAACTTATGCGCTTTCCTCAGGTTATTATGATGCATATTACCAGAAGGCACAAAAAATCCGGTACAAAATAAAAGAACAGTATTCTCGGATATTTGAACAATATGATGCGGTGTTAGGTCCTGTATCTCCTTATTTGCCTTTTAGGCAAGGAGAAAAGATGGATGACCCTCTAGCCATGTATTTGGGAGATGTTTATACAGTAGATGTAAATATGTCTGGATTACCAGCTATTTCATTACCAGGTGGATTTACAAAAGAAGGTTTGCCTGTAGGTATGCAGTTGATAGGAAATCACTTTGAAGAAAAAACATTGTTTCAAATAGCGTACCAACTGGAAAAAAGTTTACAGCTAGATTTAAGAAGCGACATTGTGAAAGGAGGCTTAAAATGA
- the gatB gene encoding Asp-tRNA(Asn)/Glu-tRNA(Gln) amidotransferase subunit GatB has product MNWETIIGLEIHVELDTKTKIFCHCPTTFGAPPNQNTCPVCLGLPGALPVLNEAVVEMAVKAGLALGCKVERVNKMDRKNYFYPDSPKAYQISQHDMPICTGGFVDIEGEEGKKKVRIHHIHIEEDAGKLLHDEDEPVSYIDYNRVGVPLIEIVSEADMRSPEEAVSYLKAVRSILQYAGVSDCRMEQGSLRCDGNISVRPYGQEHFNPKVELKNINSFKELQKALEKEEKRQLELYSFNEGHKIVQETRRWDAAKGRTISMRTKEDAHDYRYFPEPDVKPIFIEEDLIKGIEKQLPELPAEKAERFTKSYGLTEKEVNILVSEKALSEFYEEVVKADADPKIAANWILGDLLRMLKEKELSAEDQPLKPRDLAALIQIIQKGSISSTAGRDVFDEMFETGKEAHLIIQEKGLKQISNIEELQTITEKVLKENPESVQDFKNGKKQAVGYLMGQVMKATKGQANPKVAKEMLENLLQE; this is encoded by the coding sequence ATGAACTGGGAAACGATTATAGGGTTGGAAATTCATGTGGAACTAGATACGAAAACAAAGATATTTTGTCATTGTCCCACTACTTTTGGAGCTCCTCCTAACCAAAACACATGCCCTGTTTGTTTGGGACTACCAGGTGCGCTGCCTGTCTTAAATGAGGCAGTAGTAGAGATGGCGGTTAAAGCTGGATTAGCACTAGGATGTAAAGTCGAAAGGGTTAACAAAATGGATCGAAAAAACTATTTTTATCCTGATTCGCCTAAAGCCTACCAAATTTCCCAACATGACATGCCTATATGCACAGGTGGTTTTGTAGATATAGAAGGAGAAGAGGGAAAGAAAAAAGTTAGGATTCACCATATTCATATAGAGGAAGATGCTGGGAAATTACTACATGATGAAGATGAACCGGTATCGTATATTGATTATAATCGGGTAGGCGTCCCATTGATAGAAATTGTTTCAGAAGCAGACATGCGTTCGCCAGAAGAGGCAGTTTCTTACCTGAAGGCGGTTCGTTCTATCTTACAATACGCGGGTGTTTCTGATTGTCGAATGGAACAAGGTTCTCTTCGTTGTGATGGCAATATTTCAGTCAGACCATATGGGCAAGAACATTTCAACCCAAAAGTAGAATTGAAAAACATCAACTCATTCAAAGAGCTGCAAAAAGCCTTGGAAAAAGAAGAAAAAAGACAATTGGAATTATATAGCTTCAACGAAGGGCATAAAATTGTCCAAGAAACCCGGCGTTGGGATGCGGCAAAAGGAAGAACTATCTCTATGCGAACGAAAGAAGATGCTCATGACTATCGATATTTTCCGGAACCGGATGTAAAACCTATCTTTATTGAAGAGGATCTGATAAAGGGCATCGAAAAACAATTACCGGAATTACCGGCTGAAAAGGCTGAGAGATTTACTAAATCCTATGGTTTAACAGAAAAAGAAGTTAACATTTTAGTAAGCGAAAAAGCATTAAGTGAATTTTATGAAGAAGTGGTGAAAGCAGATGCCGATCCCAAAATAGCGGCTAACTGGATTCTTGGAGATCTTCTTCGTATGCTGAAAGAAAAAGAATTGTCAGCGGAAGACCAACCCTTAAAACCTAGAGACTTAGCAGCGTTGATTCAGATCATTCAAAAGGGAAGTATTAGCAGCACAGCAGGAAGAGACGTTTTTGATGAAATGTTTGAAACGGGTAAAGAAGCTCATCTCATTATTCAGGAAAAAGGGTTGAAACAAATTAGCAACATAGAAGAACTTCAAACAATAACTGAAAAAGTGCTTAAAGAAAATCCGGAGTCTGTTCAAGACTTCAAAAATGGTAAGAAACAGGCTGTCGGCTATTTAATGGGGCAGGTAATGAAGGCAACAAAAGGACAGGCAAATCCTAAGGTAGCGAAAGAAATGCTTGAAAATCTACTACAGGAGTAG
- a CDS encoding transglycosylase domain-containing protein: MKSKMPRTEKNMNKKRKWIRFFRRLFLTVVLGMLVLFGAVTGTTIAIVHSIVSDLEPIETENLYRLLDESSFIYYKNGDQWELLEKIATPMYREIIEYQEIPGLVQNAFIAIEDERFWNHPGIDIRRILGAGWTNYQTGSRQGASTINQQLAKNLFLSHEQTYTRKIQDMYYGIQLDQKLSKEKILEAYLNTIYLGAGAYGVQAASQVYFSKDIQELTLGEAALLAGIPRNPSRYAPLRTIHKDTVREGVAVFQEVEEDYVMVLQPEALNRQRLVLSKMYEIGWITKEEYHQATEKDLQEMLNPGNLQQQEEISSYFADLVKQDVLNSLQNWGYSLEEARHFLYAGGLHIYSTLDMSIQQVIEETFDNPEAFPETMRDAEGNLLRDIHGNIQPQSAFVVIEQKNGAIRGISGGRMTTGRNVLNRGLVPRQPGSAIKPLAVYTPAIDRGKTAASMIHDAPVYLDPENPNRPWPRNWYRQGYFGNITVREALQWSSNVATVKLLHETGGSRQGAYDIMFHYLEKLGISTLVRSDNPFTGSDGAVYHDATFSTALGGMTHGVSPLEMTAAFSVLANEGIYTEPYTFTHITDRKGNVLVERNPHRERVITAQAAYIMTDMLVHSITYGTGSRAKLDPRNELIPVAGKTGTTSDKKDAWFVGYTPYYSAGLWIGNDRPESLSDGSGMAASLWQQMMMKIHEEREPKAYVMPQDIVTRNICTTTGLLANRHCSGTRQEIFILGTEPDQYCRVHRAPPPPPPPEETDRGEEETDRNEGEVDSQVETDHQEE; the protein is encoded by the coding sequence ATGAAAAGTAAAATGCCTCGAACGGAAAAAAATATGAATAAAAAACGAAAATGGATTCGTTTTTTTCGTCGCCTCTTTTTAACAGTGGTGCTAGGAATGCTCGTTCTTTTTGGAGCAGTAACTGGCACCACTATTGCCATTGTACATAGCATTGTATCTGATTTAGAACCAATTGAAACAGAAAACTTATACCGTTTATTGGACGAGAGTTCCTTTATTTATTATAAAAATGGAGACCAGTGGGAACTTCTGGAAAAAATTGCGACACCCATGTATCGGGAAATCATTGAGTATCAAGAAATACCAGGTCTTGTTCAAAATGCTTTTATTGCCATTGAAGATGAACGATTTTGGAATCACCCGGGGATTGATATCAGGAGAATTCTAGGAGCTGGATGGACCAATTATCAGACAGGTAGTCGGCAAGGTGCCAGTACCATCAACCAGCAATTAGCAAAAAATTTATTTTTGAGCCATGAGCAAACCTATACCAGAAAAATTCAGGACATGTACTATGGAATTCAGCTGGATCAAAAGCTTTCAAAAGAAAAAATACTGGAAGCTTATCTTAATACCATTTACTTAGGTGCGGGAGCTTACGGGGTTCAGGCCGCTTCTCAGGTCTATTTTTCAAAAGATATTCAAGAATTGACTCTTGGCGAAGCTGCATTGTTAGCCGGTATTCCTAGAAATCCATCGCGATATGCACCGCTGCGAACCATTCACAAGGATACGGTAAGAGAGGGTGTGGCTGTTTTTCAGGAAGTTGAAGAAGATTATGTAATGGTACTGCAACCAGAAGCATTAAACAGACAGCGGTTAGTGCTTTCTAAGATGTATGAAATTGGTTGGATAACTAAGGAAGAATACCATCAAGCGACAGAAAAAGATTTGCAGGAAATGCTGAACCCTGGAAACTTGCAACAACAAGAAGAGATCAGCTCTTATTTTGCAGATCTGGTGAAACAAGACGTATTAAATTCCTTGCAGAATTGGGGATATAGTTTGGAAGAAGCCAGACATTTTTTATATGCAGGTGGCCTTCATATTTATAGTACGTTGGATATGAGTATTCAACAAGTAATAGAGGAAACCTTTGATAACCCGGAAGCCTTCCCAGAAACCATGCGAGATGCAGAGGGGAACCTATTAAGAGACATTCATGGCAATATTCAGCCTCAAAGCGCTTTTGTGGTGATCGAACAAAAAAACGGAGCGATTCGTGGTATTTCAGGGGGACGGATGACAACGGGAAGAAATGTATTGAATCGCGGACTAGTCCCAAGACAACCAGGCTCGGCCATAAAACCACTGGCTGTATATACTCCGGCCATTGATCGTGGAAAGACAGCCGCATCGATGATTCATGACGCACCGGTGTATTTAGATCCGGAAAACCCTAATCGGCCTTGGCCTAGAAACTGGTATCGGCAGGGGTATTTTGGTAATATCACTGTACGGGAGGCCCTTCAGTGGTCAAGTAATGTAGCGACGGTGAAACTACTGCACGAAACAGGAGGGAGCCGGCAAGGAGCTTATGACATTATGTTTCATTATCTTGAAAAACTAGGTATTTCTACGTTAGTCAGAAGCGATAACCCATTTACTGGTTCTGATGGAGCGGTTTATCATGACGCAACTTTTTCAACAGCCTTAGGCGGTATGACACATGGCGTTTCGCCACTGGAAATGACGGCTGCTTTTAGTGTGCTGGCAAATGAAGGGATCTATACGGAACCTTATACCTTTACGCATATTACCGACCGAAAAGGAAATGTACTGGTTGAAAGAAATCCACATAGAGAAAGGGTAATAACGGCACAGGCGGCGTATATTATGACGGATATGCTGGTGCATAGCATTACCTATGGCACCGGTTCGCGTGCAAAATTAGATCCACGAAATGAATTGATTCCAGTGGCAGGAAAAACAGGAACCACGTCGGATAAAAAAGACGCTTGGTTTGTAGGGTATACACCATATTATTCAGCCGGGTTATGGATTGGAAATGACCGACCGGAGTCGCTTTCTGACGGTAGTGGAATGGCGGCTTCTTTATGGCAACAAATGATGATGAAGATTCATGAAGAGAGGGAGCCTAAAGCTTATGTCATGCCACAGGATATCGTGACACGAAATATTTGCACAACAACAGGTCTTTTGGCAAATAGACATTGTTCTGGTACTCGTCAGGAAATTTTTATACTGGGAACAGAACCGGATCAATACTGCCGTGTTCATCGGGCGCCACCTCCACCACCCCCTCCGGAGGAAACGGATAGAGGTGAGGAGGAGACGGATAGAAATGAAGGTGAAGTCGATAGCCAAGTGGAGACGGACCATCAAGAAGAATGA